A genome region from Microplitis demolitor isolate Queensland-Clemson2020A chromosome 1, iyMicDemo2.1a, whole genome shotgun sequence includes the following:
- the LOC103577951 gene encoding gem-associated protein 2 produces MTESFREPALFVGDIDEKIDFSKPPTSGEEYIKRVVVEAKQCDDIVVANIDTKKLKKPTVDVKHLAGCVEAPETLCPTLEWQNCQVADFSELRLNVAGLKILRENCRNKKKSVLVLPDADDQTDWINFCLGSADQDPHVPTLDIIFLMNQPLVEQVLEYLIEEVDTKGLSSELGRWIYALLSVLEIPLNPDICSSLRTLARACSRARANLASSDHSKVSTMNLFICLVARYFRQLDLADP; encoded by the exons atgaccGAATCATTTCGTGAACCAGCATTATTTGTTGGAGATATTGATGAGAAGATTGATTTCTCAAAGCCTCCAACCTCTGGTGAAGAATACATAAAGCGTgttgt agtTGAAGCAAAGCAGTGTGATGATATTGTCGTAGCAAATattgatactaaaaaattaaagaaacctACTGTTGATGTTAAACAt TTGGCAGGGTGTGTTGAAGCTCCAGAAACGTTATGTCCAACATTGGAGTGGCAAAATTGTCAGGTTGCTGATTTTTCGGAGCTGAGACTTAATGTAGCTGGACTTAAAATTCTAAGGGAGAATTgcaggaataaaaaaaaatcagtattagtgctt ccTGATGCTGATGATCAAACAGACtggataaatttttgtcttgGATCTGCTGACCAAGACCCTCATGTTCCAACActagatataatttttttaatgaaccaACCTTTAGTTGAACAAGTACTAGAATATCTTATAGAAGAAGTAGATACTAAAGGTCTTAGCTCTGAATTAGGACGGTGGATCTATGCTTTGTTGAGTGTCCTAGAAATTCCATTGAATCCTGATATCTGTTCATCTTTAAGGACATTAGCACGGGCTTGTTCACGTGCTCGAGCTAATTTA gctTCTAGTGATCACAGTAAAGTATCAACTATGAATCTTTTTATCTGTCTAGTAGCAAGATATTTCAGACAATTAGATTTAGCTGAtccttaa
- the LOC103577950 gene encoding ubiquitin-like protein 4A yields the protein MKISVKILQGRECVVEISPSETVLELKNKVSELLGVDVPQQKLLLTGKALADENPLSFYPGIKDGSKLNLVVRKTTQESSDEKLQSVQKYGTALLRESVSKVLKKYYSQTETESIINELVKDLRTKVNNLSFDDLERLATALLQDQENIV from the exons atGAAAATATCAGTTAAAATTCTGCAAGGACGAGAGTGTGTAGTTGAG ATATCACCTTCGGAGACAGTTTTGGAACTGAAAAACAAAGTCAGCGAACTTTTGGGTGTGGACGTGCCTCAACAAAAACTTTTACTAACTGGCAAAGCACTTGcag ATGAAAACCCTTTAAGTTTCTATCCTGGTATAAAAGATGGTAGCAAATTAAATCTGGTCGTCAGAAAGACAACCCAGGAATCAAgtgatgaaaaattacaatcggTACAAAAATACGGGACTGCATTATTGCGGGAATCGGTATcgaaagtattgaaaaaatattacagtCAAACAGAAACTGAGTCAATTATAAATGAACTGGTCAAAGATTTGAGGACCAAAGTTAATAATCTTAGTTTTGATGATTTGGAGAGATTAGCTACTGCTTTACTCCAAGATCAAGAAAATATAGTatga